TCAGGGGCAGGGCGGCCATGAGCAAGCATGTAGCTTGCCAGAGAATGGATTTGTTCATAAAATAACGGTTAGGTTGCACAATTTGCTTAGACTGATAAAATGTAAATGATGAGGTCAGGAATGAATAGCTGTAAAAGGTGGGCGAAGGTTAAGAACGATGTGTTGTTTACGTATTTACTGTTTTACGTATGGACGGATTTTGAGATTTGAGGGTTTGGGTAGCATGACAAAACCAGAAGATCCGTACGTTAAAAGTATATCTGAATCAAATATAGGGCACCTGACTGACATAATTTCATATTTTTTTGCTTGGCATAATCATTGACAAACGTAAGACAAATACGACTTTTACTTACAACTAAAGGAGAATCTTAATACTATGGGAAAAATAATAGGCATTGACTTAGGAACTACCAATTCATGCGTTGCCGTTATGGAAGGTAACGAACCGGTGGTGATTGCCAATGATGAGGGAAGAAGAACAACCCCATCTGTAGTGGCATTTTTGAAAAACGGAGAAAGGAAAGTAGGTGACCCTGCAAAGCGTCAGGCTATAACCAACCCCGTTAATACCATTATGTCAGTGAAGCGTTTTATGGGCCGTCATTTTGACGAAGTGTCCAGTGAAATCGATCACGTGTCCTACAAAGTGGTGCGCGGTGACAACAACACCACGCGTGTAGATATTGACGGCAGATACTATACGCCGCAGGAAATTTCTGCGATGACCCTGCAGAAAATGAAGAAAACGGCTGAAGATTACTTAGGCCAGGAAGTGACGGAAGCGGTGATCACCGTACCGGCTTACTTTAACGATGCACAACGTCAGGCTACCAAAGAAGCAGGTGAAATCGCCGGCTTAACCGTACGCCGTATTATAAATGAGCCTACTGCTGCGGCACTGGCTTATGGTATGGATAAAAAGCATCACGACAGCAAAATCGCTGTATTTGACCTGGGTGGTGGTACATTTGATATCTCTATCCTGGAATTAGGTGATGGCGTTTTTGAAGTAAAATCTACCAATGGTGATACCCACCTGGGTGGTGATGACTTTGATAAAGTGATCATGGACTGGCTGGCAGATGAATTCAAGAAAGACGAAGCAGTAGATTTACATAAAGATCCAATGTCATGGCAGCGTTTGAAGGAAGCTTCAGAAAAAGCCAAGATTGAATTGTCATCTTCTTCAGAAACAGAAATCAATCTTCCTTATATCACAGCGGTGGATGGCGTTCCTAAACACCTGGTGAAAAAATTAACCCGCGCAAAATTTGAGCAGTTGAGCGACAGCCTGGTGGAAAGAACACTGGAGCCTTGCCGTAAAGCACTGAAAGATGCCGGAATGAATACTTCCGAAATCGACGAAATTATCCTGGTGGGTGGTTCTACCCGTATTCCTAAAATTCAGGAAGTAGTAGAGAAATTTTTCGGAAAGAAACCAAACAGGGGTGTAAACCCGGATGAAGTAGTGGCTTTAGGTGCTGCGATTCAGGGTGGTGTATTAACAGGAGAAGTGAAGGACGTACTGTTACTGGACGTTACGCCACTGTCTCTCGGTATCGAAACAATGGGTGGTGTAATGACCAAACTGATCGAATCCAATACCACGATCCCAACCAAAAAATCAGAAACATTCTCTACAGCAGCTGATAGTCAGCCTAGCGTAGAAATCCATGTACTGCAAGGTGAAAGGCCAATGGCTGCTCAGAACAGAACACTGGGACGTTTCATTTTAGGTGATATTCCTCCGGCTCCACGTGGTGTTCCACAGATCGAAGTGATCTTCGATATCGATGCCAACGGTATCCTGCACGTAACTGCAAAGGATAAAGGCACCGGTAAAACACAGAACATCAAGATCGAAGCTGGTAGCGGTTTGAGCAAAGAAGAAATCGAAAAGATGAAAGCGGAAGCGAAAGCAAACGAATCATCCGATAAAGAACAACGCGAACAGATCGAAAAGCTGAATAAAGCAGATAGCCTCATATTCCAGACTGAAAAACAGATCAAAGAATATGGTGAGAAATTACCTGCTGATAAAAAAGCAACCATCGAAACAGCCCTTAACAAGCTGAGAGAAGCACATAAATCTCAGGATAGCGCACAACTGGATACTGCAACTGCAGAACTGGAAGCTGCCTGGACTGCTGCTTCTGAAGAGCTGTACAAGGCCACCCAGGGTCAGCCCGAAGGTGCACAGGCAAATGCAGGCCAGCAACAGGGCCAGCCAGGTGCTGCTAACGATGGCGTAACTGACGCGGAATTTGAAGAAGTGAAATAGTTAAGCTACTCATAAACAAAAGCCTCCTGATTCATATCAGGAGGCTTTTTTGTTGCCGGTATTATTGGTTTATTTCTTAATTTGTTCTGATATAGCAGGGTTCAGATGCAGCAGAAAATCCGGTTTTATCTTCGTTATCATACTTACCACGGGCAGGAACTGTACCTGCTCGGAAACATACCTGCGTTGGGTAACGACGTGCCACAACACGCACACCCACTCCGGTGGCTCAACGAAGAATGGTGGTATACAGAGATCCAACTGGCTGCCGCCGATACCTTTACATTACAATACCAATATATTTTAAGAGAGCTGGAAGAAGTGGAATATGAAGGTAGCGTGAGAGAGATCCGGATCACTCCGGGACAACACCAGGAGCTGATCTTCACTGACACCTGGAATGCCCCCACGCAGGTACAGCATGCGTGGCTGACCGCTCCTTTTACCCGCGTTTTTTTTCAGCGACCCGCTGCCACTATTGAAGGCACCCTAACGGCAACGCATATATTCCGGGTGCAGGCGCCCCTGTTGCCCGCCAGTCAGACCGTATGCCTGCTGGGCGGCGCCCCGCAACTGGGCGGTTGGGATACCACACAGC
The Chitinophaga sp. MM2321 DNA segment above includes these coding regions:
- the dnaK gene encoding molecular chaperone DnaK, producing the protein MGKIIGIDLGTTNSCVAVMEGNEPVVIANDEGRRTTPSVVAFLKNGERKVGDPAKRQAITNPVNTIMSVKRFMGRHFDEVSSEIDHVSYKVVRGDNNTTRVDIDGRYYTPQEISAMTLQKMKKTAEDYLGQEVTEAVITVPAYFNDAQRQATKEAGEIAGLTVRRIINEPTAAALAYGMDKKHHDSKIAVFDLGGGTFDISILELGDGVFEVKSTNGDTHLGGDDFDKVIMDWLADEFKKDEAVDLHKDPMSWQRLKEASEKAKIELSSSSETEINLPYITAVDGVPKHLVKKLTRAKFEQLSDSLVERTLEPCRKALKDAGMNTSEIDEIILVGGSTRIPKIQEVVEKFFGKKPNRGVNPDEVVALGAAIQGGVLTGEVKDVLLLDVTPLSLGIETMGGVMTKLIESNTTIPTKKSETFSTAADSQPSVEIHVLQGERPMAAQNRTLGRFILGDIPPAPRGVPQIEVIFDIDANGILHVTAKDKGTGKTQNIKIEAGSGLSKEEIEKMKAEAKANESSDKEQREQIEKLNKADSLIFQTEKQIKEYGEKLPADKKATIETALNKLREAHKSQDSAQLDTATAELEAAWTAASEELYKATQGQPEGAQANAGQQQGQPGAANDGVTDAEFEEVK